Proteins encoded by one window of Arachis ipaensis cultivar K30076 chromosome B04, Araip1.1, whole genome shotgun sequence:
- the LOC110270913 gene encoding uncharacterized protein LOC110270913 isoform X1, whose product MALIQDVDKLKRKLRHEKNVHSILNTCFLSCQDQYRVFIIILSNIQEQSRSGCARTEKARHWRWISWDVLLTYCSHMQACFALLSSSSNILPPTGTIYID is encoded by the exons ATGGCTTTGATACAAGAT GTTGATAAATTGAAGAGAAAGCTGAGACATGAAAAGAATGTGCATAGTATACTTAATACTTGCTTTCTTTCTTGTCAG GATCAATACAGGGTGTTTATTATTATTCTATCAAATATTCAGGAACAAAGTCGAAGTGGCTGCGCTAGAACAGAAAAGGCTAGGCATTGGCGATGGATCAGTTGGGATGTTCTCCTCACTTATTGTTCGCACATGCAG GCATGCTTTGCCCTTTTATCATCTTCTTCCAATATTCTCCCACCAACTGGTACTATATATATAGATTAA
- the LOC110270913 gene encoding uncharacterized protein LOC110270913 isoform X2: MALIQDVDKLKRKLRHEKNVHSILNTCFLSCQEQSRSGCARTEKARHWRWISWDVLLTYCSHMQACFALLSSSSNILPPTGTIYID; the protein is encoded by the exons ATGGCTTTGATACAAGAT GTTGATAAATTGAAGAGAAAGCTGAGACATGAAAAGAATGTGCATAGTATACTTAATACTTGCTTTCTTTCTTGTCAG GAACAAAGTCGAAGTGGCTGCGCTAGAACAGAAAAGGCTAGGCATTGGCGATGGATCAGTTGGGATGTTCTCCTCACTTATTGTTCGCACATGCAG GCATGCTTTGCCCTTTTATCATCTTCTTCCAATATTCTCCCACCAACTGGTACTATATATATAGATTAA
- the LOC110270914 gene encoding beta-galactosidase-like, with protein MATSYDYDAPLDEYGNKAQPKWGHLKELHRVLKSMEESLTNGNVSQIDFGNSITATVYASNKSSSCFLTNANTTTDATVSFRGRTYAVPA; from the exons ATGGCCACTTCATATGATTATGATGCTCCTCTTGATGAATATG GCAACAAAGCTCAACCAAAATGGGGTCACCTCAAAGAACTCCACAGGGTTTTGAAGTCAATGGAAGAGAGTCTTACAAACGGGAACGTTTCCCAAATTGATTTTGGCAACTCTATCACG GCCACTGTGTATGCCTCAAACAAATCATCAAGTTGCTTCTTGACCAATGCCAACACTACCACCGATGCTACTGTCTCGTTTAGAGGAAGAACCTATGCAGTTCCAGCATGA